From Synechococcus sp. A10-1-5-1, a single genomic window includes:
- a CDS encoding virulence-associated E family protein translates to MTLSDQHRQQIHKRGFNDEQINWMVAQGFLRSLTWEEVEADWLDIFGRARETETGGILICFNPKAKAPTYSLRCDSPPWDAERERHAKYLYPKGSEDPVTGDRLNPDAEVATKTGACQPFDPSNLEGPDGNPIGLAKIATEGFFDAMACTLLAGIPCIGLTAPGHLYGSGLPRWCKGYIGDCDTGIAPNLLGTVIGQARRRGLKLQILPFRQGHNYAVTRHRDLHADAKAGMEELITDLGPVAAAKVIADLSENLLDPVEFLEEEFSRWHQELHLAWPDHRVILNNGASAIADASPSNKLNRGALRDVLGAKPNGLGVPKREINARIEQRLSKVEAQIRADLLVTTSNDIDGHLVVEPEIDKSAPTLLMLQQFLNFKHQIRFNELDRVIEVDGNMVEKPHLAHQLLAHVHQMETTRSDAMSAIEYLANGNPFNPIREYLLGLVDRPDLELVTSDELADAFGFDRDDDLSIELMWRQLGGAVNRGITPGAQHDTLLVLSGAQGFLKSSSIAALVPTRRWVDAACNVGDLEAKDFLSRINSAWLFEIAELEKMTISRSASEFKAWLTFHEDKYVEKHEKVAIRHPRRSVMFGTTNEDEVLTDPTGARRFWVCLVEREAKPQWIAANRDGIWRTVMTLLANGMRTYFPESHPRSGAIRTRALGATIAEPWEVKVADTLEAARSLGETFVSSDLLLERIGVPLDRQERADTMKLSRAIKAAVGKAWKPRRRTDPTTKILKRGYEWVGNAGNQPQTDSPTSDQGWQEGWQDLSPLAARVLKPDAILTNLFL, encoded by the coding sequence ATGACCCTCTCTGATCAACACCGCCAGCAGATCCACAAGCGTGGTTTCAACGATGAGCAGATCAACTGGATGGTGGCCCAGGGCTTCCTCCGTTCTCTGACCTGGGAGGAGGTCGAAGCCGATTGGCTCGACATCTTCGGCCGGGCCCGTGAAACCGAAACCGGCGGCATCCTCATCTGCTTCAACCCCAAGGCCAAAGCACCCACCTACTCCCTGCGCTGCGATTCCCCACCATGGGACGCCGAACGGGAACGCCATGCGAAATACCTCTACCCCAAGGGTTCTGAAGATCCCGTCACCGGCGATCGCCTCAACCCTGACGCCGAAGTCGCAACCAAGACCGGCGCCTGCCAACCCTTTGATCCCTCCAACCTTGAGGGCCCGGATGGCAATCCGATCGGCCTTGCCAAGATCGCTACTGAAGGCTTCTTTGATGCCATGGCCTGCACCCTGCTGGCTGGCATCCCCTGCATCGGACTGACTGCCCCCGGTCACCTCTATGGCTCAGGGCTGCCCCGTTGGTGCAAGGGCTACATCGGCGATTGCGATACCGGCATTGCCCCCAACCTGCTCGGCACCGTGATCGGCCAGGCACGCCGCCGTGGCCTCAAGCTCCAAATCCTTCCCTTCCGCCAAGGGCACAACTACGCCGTCACCAGACACCGCGATCTCCACGCTGATGCCAAGGCCGGCATGGAGGAGCTCATCACAGACCTCGGTCCCGTTGCCGCGGCCAAGGTCATCGCTGACCTCTCCGAAAACCTCCTCGATCCCGTTGAGTTCCTTGAGGAGGAGTTCAGCCGCTGGCATCAAGAGCTCCACCTGGCCTGGCCCGACCATCGGGTCATCCTCAACAACGGCGCCTCCGCCATTGCTGATGCCTCACCAAGCAACAAGCTCAACCGCGGCGCTCTCCGTGATGTCCTTGGAGCCAAGCCCAATGGCCTGGGAGTCCCCAAGCGTGAAATCAACGCTCGGATCGAGCAGCGGCTCTCAAAGGTCGAAGCTCAAATCCGCGCTGATCTGCTCGTCACCACCAGCAATGACATCGATGGCCACTTGGTCGTTGAGCCCGAAATCGACAAATCAGCCCCGACCCTGCTGATGCTCCAGCAGTTCCTCAACTTCAAACACCAGATCCGCTTCAACGAACTGGATCGCGTCATTGAAGTCGACGGGAACATGGTCGAAAAGCCCCACCTCGCTCACCAGCTGCTGGCTCACGTTCATCAGATGGAGACCACCCGGTCCGATGCCATGAGCGCCATCGAATACCTGGCCAACGGCAACCCCTTCAACCCAATCCGTGAATACCTGCTCGGACTGGTTGATCGTCCTGACCTTGAGCTGGTCACCAGTGATGAGCTCGCCGATGCCTTTGGCTTCGATCGCGACGATGACCTCTCTATTGAGCTGATGTGGCGACAGCTCGGCGGTGCCGTTAATCGCGGCATCACCCCCGGAGCTCAGCACGACACCCTGCTTGTGCTCTCTGGCGCGCAGGGCTTCCTCAAGTCCTCCTCCATCGCGGCCTTGGTGCCCACCAGGCGCTGGGTCGATGCCGCCTGCAACGTCGGTGATCTTGAGGCCAAGGACTTCCTCTCTCGCATCAACTCCGCCTGGCTCTTCGAAATCGCCGAGCTGGAAAAGATGACCATCTCCCGCTCCGCTTCCGAGTTCAAAGCCTGGCTCACCTTCCATGAGGACAAATACGTCGAGAAGCACGAGAAGGTCGCCATCCGTCACCCCCGCCGGTCCGTCATGTTCGGCACCACCAACGAAGACGAGGTCCTGACCGATCCAACCGGAGCTCGACGCTTCTGGGTCTGCCTCGTGGAGAGAGAGGCCAAGCCTCAGTGGATCGCTGCCAATCGAGACGGCATCTGGCGCACCGTCATGACCCTGCTCGCTAATGGCATGCGCACCTATTTCCCGGAATCACATCCGCGCTCTGGTGCCATTCGCACCAGAGCCCTCGGCGCCACCATCGCAGAACCCTGGGAAGTCAAGGTCGCTGACACCCTCGAAGCAGCACGCAGCCTTGGTGAAACATTCGTCTCCTCCGATCTACTTCTGGAGCGGATCGGTGTGCCCCTCGATCGCCAAGAACGCGCCGACACGATGAAGCTCTCCCGCGCCATTAAGGCCGCCGTCGGCAAAGCCTGGAAGCCCAGAAGACGGACGGATCCCACCACGAAGATCCTCAAACGCGGTTACGAGTGGGTTGGCAACGCTGGCAACCAACCTCAGACGGATTCACCAACCTCTGACCAGGGTTGGCAAGAAGGTTGGCAAGACCTAAGCCCCCTGGCGGCAAGGGTTCTCAAGCCTGATGCCATCCTTACCAACCTTTTTCTTTAA
- a CDS encoding DUF1499 domain-containing protein: protein MTALFSQVLLVLTLGLFHVVGPVPADLGVQNGSLSPCASPAHCARVDWTVADPEAALKSLVPVVAATPRTEIVEQGNGYLHATASSALFGFVDDLELYADSSRGVLQARSVSRLGDSDLGVNAGRLQALADQLRD, encoded by the coding sequence ATGACCGCTCTGTTCTCCCAGGTCCTGCTGGTGCTCACCCTGGGTCTGTTTCACGTGGTCGGACCAGTTCCTGCGGATCTAGGGGTGCAGAACGGCTCGCTTTCCCCCTGTGCCAGTCCGGCCCATTGCGCCCGGGTGGATTGGACGGTGGCTGATCCAGAGGCTGCACTGAAGTCCTTGGTGCCTGTTGTTGCAGCCACACCTCGGACCGAGATCGTTGAGCAGGGCAATGGCTACTTGCATGCGACGGCCAGCAGCGCTCTGTTCGGTTTCGTCGACGATCTTGAGCTCTATGCCGACTCCAGTCGTGGGGTGCTTCAGGCTCGCTCGGTGTCGCGCTTGGGGGATTCCGACCTGGGGGTGAATGCCGGCCGTCTGCAGGCTCTGGCGGATCAGCTCAGGGATTAA
- a CDS encoding ATP-dependent RecD-like DNA helicase, producing MTAGITPSARRAQQEQAERNAHITAVLANKLQAFSATTEQQAAINGLIAWCRQDGGGTFSSFNGPAGSGKSTTSRLIREALMAAGYSVGLCAPTHKACDVLAKACGVAKSETATFASLLGLREQKKKDEVDFVPQYGSKPRLDENDIWLADEASMMHPKLLGYIEDAADFWTKIVFIGDQAQLAPVKFGRVSPALRCTPRFDLTKVMRHDGAVLDAATAIRQTTGNTWRPKFTKSVIGDDSSIFVYADKKEWQHAFLEMAAEHHEKDDPDAFRVIAFTNEEVARLNAGIRRHVYGRQAAPFLAGERVVTQDGVKAPDDHSELLYGSSRELVIEQAQQADFLHPACSDGKPFLSWYLLVQSDDGDPPRWIRTIDPSHQGRLLIAIEALREEAKEKMGRGQGQGAWDEFWNLRDSFAELQPYWCMTCHKAQGSQFHNVFIQGREMDRAAGGAAERRRLWYTAFTRAQRAVHLIADAEVQG from the coding sequence ATGACAGCTGGCATCACCCCCTCCGCACGGCGAGCACAGCAAGAGCAGGCTGAGCGCAATGCCCATATTACTGCGGTTCTCGCCAACAAGCTCCAAGCCTTCTCCGCAACAACAGAACAGCAGGCTGCAATCAATGGCCTAATCGCCTGGTGTCGCCAGGACGGTGGTGGCACCTTTTCCTCCTTCAACGGCCCAGCCGGAAGCGGCAAATCCACCACCTCTCGCTTAATCCGTGAAGCCCTAATGGCTGCCGGTTACAGCGTTGGGCTCTGCGCTCCAACCCACAAGGCCTGCGATGTTCTCGCCAAGGCCTGCGGCGTCGCCAAATCAGAGACGGCCACCTTCGCGTCCCTGCTCGGACTCCGCGAACAGAAGAAGAAGGACGAAGTCGATTTCGTCCCTCAATACGGCTCCAAACCCCGCCTCGATGAGAACGACATCTGGCTGGCAGATGAAGCCTCGATGATGCACCCCAAGCTCCTCGGTTACATCGAGGACGCTGCGGACTTCTGGACCAAGATCGTCTTCATCGGTGATCAGGCCCAGCTCGCCCCCGTGAAGTTCGGGCGGGTTTCACCGGCGCTGCGCTGCACCCCACGCTTCGACCTCACCAAGGTGATGCGCCATGACGGGGCCGTGCTCGATGCCGCCACCGCCATCCGTCAGACCACCGGCAACACCTGGCGGCCCAAGTTCACCAAGTCCGTCATCGGCGACGACTCCTCGATCTTTGTCTACGCCGACAAAAAGGAATGGCAGCACGCCTTCCTGGAGATGGCTGCCGAGCATCACGAGAAGGATGACCCTGATGCCTTCCGCGTGATCGCCTTCACCAATGAAGAGGTCGCTCGCCTCAATGCCGGCATCCGCCGCCATGTCTACGGTCGCCAGGCTGCACCTTTCCTGGCAGGTGAACGGGTCGTCACCCAGGACGGCGTCAAAGCCCCCGATGACCACAGCGAACTGCTCTATGGCTCCAGTCGTGAGCTCGTAATTGAGCAGGCACAGCAGGCCGACTTCCTCCATCCCGCCTGCAGCGACGGCAAGCCCTTCCTCTCTTGGTATCTCCTCGTTCAATCCGATGACGGCGACCCGCCGCGCTGGATACGAACCATTGACCCCAGTCACCAGGGCCGCCTTCTGATCGCCATTGAAGCCCTCAGGGAAGAGGCCAAGGAAAAGATGGGCCGCGGCCAAGGCCAAGGCGCCTGGGATGAGTTCTGGAACCTCCGGGATTCCTTCGCTGAGCTCCAGCCCTACTGGTGCATGACCTGCCACAAGGCTCAGGGCTCCCAGTTCCACAACGTCTTCATTCAGGGCCGCGAAATGGACCGCGCTGCCGGTGGCGCAGCAGAACGCCGCCGCCTTTGGTACACCGCCTTCACCCGAGCTCAACGCGCCGTTCACCTGATCGCTGATGCGGAGGTGCAGGGCTGA
- a CDS encoding DCC1-like thiol-disulfide oxidoreductase family protein, giving the protein MSLTLVYDGGCPFCRHFALRSELVGGLPDLVIRDGRGDHALRTELKQRGLDLAWGAVLLEGNQAWHGAEAIAQLCSRLRPSDPLLALLRQLFAAPPQARRLYPLLLWARRQALQWKGLPEDPDQSPDEDRRRPYVQ; this is encoded by the coding sequence ATGAGCCTGACCCTGGTGTACGACGGCGGTTGTCCGTTTTGCCGGCACTTCGCGTTGCGTAGCGAGCTGGTGGGTGGGCTTCCGGATCTGGTCATTCGCGATGGGCGAGGCGATCACGCCCTGCGGACCGAGCTGAAGCAGCGGGGATTGGATCTGGCCTGGGGGGCCGTGCTGCTCGAGGGCAATCAGGCCTGGCATGGGGCCGAGGCAATCGCTCAACTCTGCAGCCGTCTACGTCCGAGCGATCCCCTGTTGGCCCTGCTGCGTCAGCTCTTCGCTGCACCGCCCCAGGCCCGGCGTCTCTATCCCCTTTTGCTCTGGGCTCGGCGGCAGGCCCTGCAATGGAAAGGTCTGCCTGAGGATCCCGATCAATCCCCAGATGAGGATCGTCGCCGGCCCTACGTTCAGTGA
- a CDS encoding methyltransferase domain-containing protein, producing the protein MQDVVQAYYGKELQSTADLKTSACCDADAVPDWLKPLLSRVHPEVSSRYYGCGLVCPPLLEGCRVLDLGSGSGRDVYLLSQLVGTSGEVVGVDMTPEQLAVAREYLPFHADQFGYANVRFLEGQIERLEELDLEPGSFDVIVSNCVLNLSTDKPAVLRGIQRLLKPGGEFYFSDVYVDRRLPESVQRHPVLYGECLGGALYWNDFLRMARGAAFTDPRLVSDRPLEITEPQLAALVGEARFYSATYRLFNIPELEDACEDHGQAVIYLGSIDQAPTRLEFDKHHSIEVGKVFPVCGNTYRMLQQTRFAPHFQFMGDFERHYGLFEGCGSAIPFDQDRAVTGAAASCC; encoded by the coding sequence ATGCAAGACGTCGTTCAGGCCTATTACGGCAAGGAACTGCAGAGCACCGCTGATCTCAAGACCAGTGCCTGCTGCGATGCCGATGCGGTCCCGGACTGGCTCAAGCCCCTGCTAAGCCGGGTCCATCCTGAGGTGAGTAGCCGCTACTACGGCTGCGGTTTGGTCTGCCCGCCGCTGCTGGAGGGCTGCCGCGTTCTGGACCTCGGCAGCGGCAGTGGCCGCGATGTCTATCTGCTCTCGCAGTTGGTGGGGACCTCCGGTGAGGTGGTCGGGGTGGATATGACCCCTGAACAGTTGGCGGTGGCTCGGGAGTATCTCCCGTTCCACGCCGATCAATTTGGCTATGCCAATGTCCGCTTCCTCGAGGGCCAGATCGAGCGACTGGAGGAGCTGGATCTGGAGCCCGGAAGCTTTGACGTCATCGTCAGCAACTGCGTCCTGAACCTCTCCACCGACAAGCCGGCGGTCCTTCGGGGTATTCAGCGACTGCTCAAGCCCGGCGGCGAGTTCTACTTTTCAGACGTCTACGTCGATCGACGTTTGCCTGAGTCCGTTCAGCGCCATCCGGTGCTCTACGGCGAATGTCTGGGTGGGGCGCTCTATTGGAATGATTTCCTGCGGATGGCCCGCGGGGCGGCTTTCACGGACCCGCGCCTGGTCAGCGACCGTCCACTTGAGATCACCGAGCCCCAACTGGCGGCCCTGGTGGGTGAGGCCCGCTTCTATTCCGCGACCTACCGGCTCTTCAACATCCCTGAACTGGAGGATGCCTGCGAAGACCACGGTCAGGCCGTCATCTACCTGGGCTCCATCGACCAAGCGCCCACGCGGCTGGAGTTCGATAAGCACCACAGCATCGAAGTCGGGAAGGTGTTCCCGGTCTGCGGCAATACCTATCGGATGCTGCAGCAGACCCGCTTCGCCCCCCACTTCCAGTTCATGGGCGATTTCGAGCGTCACTACGGCCTGTTTGAAGGCTGCGGTTCAGCCATTCCCTTTGATCAGGACCGTGCTGTGACCGGGGCGGCCGCCAGCTGCTGCTGA
- a CDS encoding urea transporter produces the protein MTSGLTFAVQPFLAPGIAWALVVIFSVLWIALGVSWGRRGSGDADDYMLAGRNIGLALSTATLMASWVTGNTTLLAPEFGYRNGLWGMFSYALAGLGLVLFAPLALRIKTLMPKGRTSGDFIRLRYGRAAWWVFMVITAIYTLGFLMTQAMGAGILLEALSGFDYRLGMVLVIGVSTIYTLYGGMRAVVGTDFIQSLLIMGLLVLVALLALQQFPVSELHRALAAEHPERLNLLLPAGLLIAWNSALFSMGEVFHNNIWWSRVFSSRASVVFTSFVLGGLAWMTVPLVTGSIGLVALAQSVELPQVNMLFPVVASQLLGAGGAALVFVVVFASLTSTLDSLLASTADLVAEDVVFKLLNPNLSDAQLRQATRMVVLGLGLLTLLLSWPRLDSLASVLFFTGALVASTIWPVAYGLYWSSANRWAAIAAMVSGSAVGLGAYFLIAPYCAALLSAAVSAVVMAVGTQLQPERFNWLTLKEG, from the coding sequence ATGACTTCCGGCCTCACTTTTGCGGTGCAGCCCTTCTTGGCCCCAGGTATTGCCTGGGCCCTTGTGGTCATCTTTTCGGTGCTCTGGATTGCCCTCGGGGTCTCCTGGGGACGGCGTGGTTCAGGTGATGCCGATGACTACATGCTGGCCGGCCGCAACATCGGTTTGGCCCTGAGCACGGCCACCTTGATGGCCTCCTGGGTGACTGGTAACACCACCTTGTTGGCGCCGGAGTTTGGTTACCGGAACGGCCTCTGGGGGATGTTCAGTTACGCCCTGGCCGGTCTGGGCTTGGTCTTGTTCGCGCCGTTGGCCCTGCGGATCAAAACCCTGATGCCCAAGGGGCGCACCAGCGGCGATTTCATTCGCCTGCGCTACGGCCGCGCGGCCTGGTGGGTCTTCATGGTGATCACCGCGATCTACACCCTGGGCTTCCTGATGACCCAGGCGATGGGGGCCGGGATTCTGCTGGAGGCCCTCTCGGGTTTCGACTACCGCCTGGGGATGGTTCTGGTGATTGGTGTTTCCACGATCTACACCCTCTATGGCGGCATGCGCGCTGTGGTGGGAACCGACTTCATTCAATCCCTATTGATCATGGGGCTGCTGGTCTTGGTCGCCCTGCTGGCGCTGCAGCAGTTCCCGGTTTCTGAGCTCCATCGCGCCTTGGCGGCGGAACACCCGGAGCGACTGAATTTGCTCTTGCCGGCGGGTTTATTGATCGCTTGGAACTCCGCCCTTTTCTCCATGGGCGAGGTCTTTCACAACAACATCTGGTGGTCGCGGGTTTTCTCCAGTCGCGCCTCCGTCGTCTTCACGTCATTTGTGCTGGGCGGATTGGCCTGGATGACGGTGCCGCTGGTGACCGGCTCCATTGGCCTGGTGGCCTTGGCCCAGTCGGTGGAACTGCCCCAGGTGAACATGCTCTTTCCGGTGGTGGCCTCTCAGCTCTTGGGGGCAGGGGGTGCGGCCTTGGTCTTTGTGGTGGTCTTTGCCTCGTTGACCTCCACCTTGGATTCCCTGCTGGCTTCGACGGCGGATTTGGTGGCCGAAGACGTGGTCTTCAAGCTGCTGAATCCCAACTTGAGTGATGCCCAGTTACGGCAGGCCACGCGCATGGTGGTCTTGGGCCTGGGGCTGTTGACCTTGCTCCTGTCCTGGCCGCGGCTTGATTCTTTGGCGTCGGTGCTCTTCTTCACGGGTGCCCTCGTGGCCTCCACGATTTGGCCAGTGGCCTACGGCCTGTATTGGTCCAGCGCGAACCGTTGGGCCGCCATTGCCGCGATGGTGTCTGGCAGCGCCGTGGGTTTGGGTGCCTATTTCCTGATCGCTCCCTACTGCGCGGCTTTGCTCTCTGCAGCGGTTTCAGCAGTGGTGATGGCTGTGGGGACCCAGCTGCAGCCCGAGCGCTTCAACTGGCTCACGCTGAAGGAGGGATAG
- a CDS encoding MBL fold metallo-hydrolase: MANAPGPFTVNHRCIDCGTCWQFDPQHFAPTGSRSQVIRQPEGAVESRQALLALQACPVAAIGTTAELRQQTPIDGFPALVTRHAAGDVYYCGWASRRSFGASSWLVVRPEGNVLIDSPRWSAPLARRISALGGLQTMVLTHRDDVADHQRWAKAFGCSRWIHQADADAAPGAEHQVSGLTAVALDGPMQLIPCPGHTAGSMAVLLGESRQVLFSGDHLWWRPAQAVVVASERYCWWDFQEQLRSVERLQELDVAWLLPGHGHAHSFAPGEWRSALGQTLVFNRRSPCC; this comes from the coding sequence ATGGCCAACGCGCCGGGTCCCTTTACCGTCAACCACCGCTGCATCGATTGCGGCACCTGTTGGCAATTCGATCCGCAGCACTTCGCCCCCACAGGCAGTCGCTCCCAGGTCATTCGCCAGCCCGAGGGAGCGGTGGAATCGCGCCAGGCCCTGCTGGCGCTGCAGGCCTGTCCGGTGGCGGCCATCGGCACGACCGCGGAGCTGCGCCAGCAAACCCCCATCGATGGCTTCCCTGCCCTGGTCACCCGCCACGCGGCTGGTGACGTGTACTACTGCGGCTGGGCGTCGCGCCGCAGTTTTGGTGCCAGCAGTTGGCTGGTGGTCCGGCCCGAAGGCAATGTCCTGATCGACTCGCCCCGCTGGAGTGCCCCCTTGGCTCGGCGCATCTCCGCGTTGGGCGGCCTTCAAACCATGGTGTTGACCCACCGCGACGACGTGGCCGATCACCAGCGCTGGGCCAAGGCCTTTGGCTGCAGTCGTTGGATTCACCAGGCCGATGCCGATGCCGCTCCAGGGGCTGAGCATCAGGTCAGCGGTCTCACGGCCGTGGCCCTCGATGGGCCGATGCAGTTGATCCCCTGCCCCGGGCACACGGCGGGATCCATGGCCGTCCTGCTGGGTGAGAGCCGGCAGGTGCTCTTCAGCGGTGATCACCTCTGGTGGCGTCCGGCGCAAGCGGTCGTTGTCGCTTCGGAGCGTTACTGCTGGTGGGATTTCCAGGAGCAGCTCCGCTCGGTGGAACGCTTGCAGGAGCTGGATGTGGCCTGGCTCCTTCCAGGCCACGGCCATGCCCACTCGTTTGCGCCAGGGGAGTGGCGGTCGGCCTTAGGGCAGACCTTGGTGTTTAACCGAAGAAGCCCTTGCTGTTGA
- a CDS encoding site-specific integrase — MPRTLAGAPWEQAIRSSVRNKPGFTVSQTRGRALLRYRPPEGKPDSCVLPLDWAKANTEKILLLSNRIAQMILSSDQATLKGALAAAQDSSTTMRRQVNWETVTESLRHSLQSGGNEINDKTWRYNYGIYIDHAISLVNAGKVTDGYSLLRETLKQWEGKADSRIACCGALKALTKHGVARHGMARSWEITSTDVKELKGKRPAKRIKATLTDAQILSMIESLEQRNQQWANVLRLMALYGLRPIELQHLQPKQREDGSLGMWCSYRKTCGATKTAPRWIEPCFLRDGFGEPLRWNLAAAMQAGLLDLPKGRDGELRKLEGKSVLRYLESMPEWKALDEQCAARGEWLRPYVYRDSYSLRAHQQGIEVGSVALSMGHSVAVHSSNYRWASEENTAAAFAAAFADAG; from the coding sequence ATGCCCCGCACCCTCGCCGGCGCCCCTTGGGAACAAGCCATCCGCAGCTCCGTCCGCAATAAGCCCGGCTTCACCGTCTCCCAAACTCGTGGCCGCGCCTTGCTGCGTTACCGCCCCCCTGAGGGCAAGCCCGACAGCTGCGTCTTGCCGCTCGACTGGGCCAAGGCCAACACCGAGAAGATCCTGCTGCTGAGCAACCGCATCGCTCAGATGATCCTCAGCAGTGACCAGGCCACCCTCAAGGGAGCACTGGCCGCGGCCCAGGACAGCTCCACCACCATGCGCCGTCAGGTGAATTGGGAGACCGTCACCGAAAGCCTGCGCCATTCCCTGCAATCCGGCGGCAACGAGATCAACGACAAGACCTGGCGATACAACTACGGGATCTACATCGACCACGCCATTTCCCTGGTGAACGCTGGCAAGGTCACCGATGGATACAGCCTGCTGCGTGAGACGTTGAAGCAGTGGGAGGGCAAGGCTGATTCACGGATTGCCTGCTGCGGAGCTCTCAAGGCCCTGACCAAGCACGGCGTCGCTCGTCATGGCATGGCCAGAAGCTGGGAGATCACCAGCACCGACGTCAAGGAGCTAAAGGGAAAGCGCCCGGCCAAGCGCATCAAAGCCACGCTCACCGATGCCCAGATCCTCTCGATGATCGAGAGCCTGGAGCAGCGCAATCAGCAATGGGCCAACGTGCTGCGCCTGATGGCGCTCTACGGCCTGCGCCCCATCGAGCTCCAACACCTGCAGCCCAAGCAACGTGAAGACGGCTCGCTCGGGATGTGGTGCAGCTATCGCAAGACCTGCGGCGCCACGAAGACAGCACCGCGCTGGATTGAACCGTGCTTCCTCCGTGATGGCTTTGGCGAGCCGCTTCGCTGGAACCTGGCCGCGGCCATGCAGGCGGGCCTCCTCGATCTACCGAAAGGTCGAGACGGTGAGCTCCGCAAGCTGGAGGGGAAGTCCGTCCTCCGCTACCTGGAGTCGATGCCGGAATGGAAGGCTCTGGATGAGCAATGCGCCGCCCGTGGCGAATGGCTGAGGCCTTACGTCTACCGCGACAGCTACAGCCTGCGAGCTCACCAGCAGGGGATTGAAGTTGGCAGCGTGGCGCTGAGCATGGGGCACAGCGTTGCCGTTCACTCCAGCAATTACCGCTGGGCCAGCGAGGAGAACACTGCGGCGGCATTTGCAGCGGCCTTTGCGGATGCAGGCTGA
- a CDS encoding pyridoxamine 5'-phosphate oxidase family protein encodes MIEALPPWRALLRGARQREGRSPQARWLQLATLGSDGAPRVRTLVFRGWGGPSQLDLLTDRRSEKSAELAHEPRVELCWLLPKAKSQFRLRGHRLALGAETDQRARDQHWQQLQPGARSLWGWPQPGAPFDPLGPFPEALSDEVPQPESFELVRIQVEQVELLELKGHPHQRRRWRLEQDWREERLNP; translated from the coding sequence ATGATTGAAGCGCTGCCCCCCTGGAGGGCACTTCTGCGGGGAGCCCGCCAGCGGGAAGGACGGTCGCCCCAGGCCCGCTGGCTGCAGCTGGCCACCCTTGGGAGCGATGGAGCACCACGGGTGCGCACCTTGGTCTTCCGCGGCTGGGGCGGCCCATCCCAGCTGGACCTCCTAACGGATCGCCGCAGCGAGAAAAGCGCTGAACTCGCCCACGAACCCAGGGTCGAGCTCTGCTGGCTTCTGCCGAAAGCGAAATCACAATTTCGGCTCAGAGGCCATCGCCTGGCCCTGGGCGCCGAGACCGATCAACGCGCCCGGGATCAGCACTGGCAGCAACTCCAACCCGGCGCCCGCAGCCTCTGGGGCTGGCCCCAACCTGGGGCACCCTTTGATCCGCTGGGACCGTTTCCTGAGGCCCTCAGCGACGAGGTCCCGCAGCCAGAGAGTTTTGAACTCGTGCGGATCCAGGTGGAGCAGGTGGAGCTCTTGGAGCTCAAGGGCCATCCCCACCAGCGACGCCGCTGGCGTCTGGAGCAGGACTGGCGCGAGGAGCGACTTAATCCCTGA